From one Acipenser ruthenus chromosome 21, fAciRut3.2 maternal haplotype, whole genome shotgun sequence genomic stretch:
- the LOC117428044 gene encoding immunoglobulin lambda-1 light chain, giving the protein MLTLSCICALLACIAGVGAQPVLTQTSSVSVSPGQSAQIPCTMSDGYVITGYWVNWYQQKHGSTPRYLLNYKSNSEKDSAAPARFSASKDTAGNSCHLIISSVEADDYAEYYCGVWHSGSNRFVFGAGTALHASRTLSSPSLSLLGPTSDELKEKKLATLVCLVEHFFPYTVSVSWKVDGTVKTTGVKTGKPQPRADNSFDMSSYLTLSESEWTTYKNFACEVTHQTLPTPASKSFKKSDCA; this is encoded by the exons ATGTTAACTCTGAGTTGTATCTGTGCTTTACTGGCCTGTATTGCAG GTGTCGGCGCCCAGCCTGTCTTGACTCAAACATCGTCAGTGTCGGTTTCACCAGGACAGAGTGCCCAGATCCCCTGTACCATGAGCGATGGTTATGTCATCACTGGTTACTGGGTGAACTGGTACCAGCAGAAACATGGAAGCACCCCGAGATATCTTCTAAATTACAAATCCAACTCTGAAAAGGACTCTGCAGCTCCTGCTCGCTTTTCTGCATCTAAAGACACTGCGGGCAATTCCTGCCATTTAATCATCTCCAGTGTAGAAGCAGATGACTATGCTGAGTATTATTGTGGTGTGTGGCACTCAGGCTCAAACAGATTC GTCTTCGGGGCAGGGACCGCACTGCACGCCAGCA gaactcTGTCCTCACCTTCACTGAGCTTACTGGGACCGACCTCTGATGAGCTGAAAGAAAAGAAACTGGCCACACTGGTGTGCCTGGTTGAGCATTTCTTCCCATATACAGTGAGCGTGTCTTGGAAGGTGGACGGGACCGTAAAGACCACCGGAGTCAAGACTGGGAAGCCGCAGCCACGAGCCGACAACAGCTTCGATATGAGCAGCTACCTCACTCTGTCCGAGTCAGAATGGACCACGTACAAGAACTTCGCCTGTGAAGTCACCCACCAGACGCTGCCCACTCCCGCCAGCAAATCCTTCAAGAAATCCGACTGCGCTTAA